The Panthera tigris isolate Pti1 chromosome F3, P.tigris_Pti1_mat1.1, whole genome shotgun sequence genome includes a window with the following:
- the LOC102948833 gene encoding T-cell surface glycoprotein CD1a-like → MLLLQLVLLTVLVPGGDSDDDFQGPNSFRIILTTSFYNRSWTQNLGSAWLDELQTHGWDSKTGILIHLRPWSKGNFSNRELMEQERSLHAASIAFPLIFQNHVSQWQLEYPFQVQLVKSCVLPFGEAPVGFLWIAYQGSDLVSFQNTSWWPSPKGGRRAQQVSKLFNQYHVVNLRIQAHVNDICPRFLLGLLDAGKADLQRQVRPEAWLSTGPSQGPGHLLLVCHVSGFYPKPVWVTWMRGDQEQQGTRRGDVLPHADGTWYLQTSLDVEAREAAGLSCRVRHSSLEGQDIVLYWEQDHPVSLVFLAVIVPLVLLAGLAFWLWKRCKSHWRPQCTGLPLERDPSSPGPGRP, encoded by the exons ATGCTGTTGTTGCAACTGGTGTTGCTCACGGTTCTTGTCCCAGGTGGTGACAGTGATGATG ACTTCCAGGGGCCGAACTCCTTCCGAATCATCCTGACAACATCTTTTTACAACCGTTCCTGGACACAAAACCTTGGCTCAGCTTGGCTGGATGAGCTTCAGACTCATGGCTGGGACAGCAAGACCGGTATTCTCATACACCTGCGACCTTGGTCCAAGGGCAACTTCAGCAACAGGGAGCTGATGGAACAGGAAAGGTCATTACATGCAGCATCCATTGCATTTCCTCTGATATTTCAGAACCACGTCAGTCAATGGCAGCTTGAAT ATCCTTTTCAGGTACAGCTGGTCAAAAGCTGTGTGCTGCCCTTTGGAGAGGCACCAGTAGGATTTTTGTGGATTGCGTATCAAGGATCAGATCTCGTGAGCTTCCAGAACACGTCATGGTGGCCATCtccaaagggaggaaggagggctcAGCAGGTCTCCAAACTATTCAATCAGTACCATGTGGTCAACTTACGAATACAAGCACATGTTAATGACATCTGCCCCCGTTTCCTCTTGGGTCTACTTGATGCAGGGAAGGCAGATCTTCAGCGGCAAG TGAGGCCAGAAGCCTGGCTGTCCACTGGCCCCAGTCAGGGGCCTGGCCATCTGCTCCTTGTGTGCCATGTCTCTGGCTTCTACCCAAAGCCAGTGTGGGTGACGTGGATGCGGGGTGACCAGGAGCAACAGGGCACTCGGCGAGGCGACGTCTTGCCCCATGCTGACGGGACATGGTATCTTCAGACGTCCTTGGATGTGGAAGCCAGGGAGGCAGCCGGCCTGTCTTGCCGAGTGAGACACAGCAGTCTAGAAGGCCAGGATATTGTCCTCTACTGGG AGCAGGACCACCCTGTGAGCTTGGTCTTCCTGGCAGTGATCGTGCCCCTGGTGCTTCTGGCAGGTCTTGCGTTCTGGCTCTGGAAACGCTG CAAATCACACTGGAGACCTCAGTGCACTGGCCTCCCTTTGGAGAGAGATCCCAGCAGCCCAGGACCAGGACGTCCCTAA